The Sediminispirochaeta bajacaliforniensis DSM 16054 genome contains a region encoding:
- a CDS encoding ABC transporter ATP-binding protein, producing the protein MNPKLGLYKGRFDYGHRTIFEDLNFEIDKGDILCLLGANGCGKTTLLRCLRGFLPLESGSCRIDGTEISTMGTSSLAQKIGFVFQDNGAPFPYPVIEVVKMGRAPHLKMFSSPGAHDTAIAEQALETVGIPHLRDREFTHISGGKRQLVAIARTIAQGPDIILMDEPTSALDFRNQTLVLQVIDKLARAGLTIILTTHHPNHPLLHACKVAMMNNGNFIAFGSAESVITESNLRKTYGIDVHILTSQCHEGEIPVRFCVPGQDGET; encoded by the coding sequence ATGAACCCTAAACTAGGTTTATACAAAGGCAGATTTGATTATGGGCATCGGACCATTTTTGAAGACCTTAATTTCGAAATCGACAAAGGGGATATTCTCTGTCTTCTCGGAGCAAATGGATGCGGAAAGACGACCCTACTACGCTGTCTCAGGGGGTTCCTACCACTAGAATCAGGATCTTGCCGTATAGACGGAACGGAGATCTCGACGATGGGAACATCAAGTCTGGCTCAGAAAATCGGCTTTGTGTTTCAAGATAACGGGGCCCCTTTCCCCTACCCCGTTATTGAAGTTGTTAAAATGGGCAGGGCACCGCATTTGAAGATGTTTTCATCCCCCGGTGCACACGATACAGCAATAGCCGAACAGGCCCTGGAGACTGTCGGGATTCCCCACCTTCGGGATAGGGAATTCACCCATATAAGCGGCGGGAAACGACAGCTCGTCGCCATCGCCAGAACAATAGCCCAAGGACCGGACATCATCCTGATGGACGAGCCGACATCGGCCCTTGATTTCCGAAATCAAACCTTGGTTCTACAGGTAATTGATAAGCTTGCCCGTGCAGGATTGACCATCATCTTGACAACCCACCACCCGAACCATCCGCTCCTCCATGCCTGTAAGGTGGCCATGATGAACAATGGGAACTTTATTGCCTTCGGTTCCGCCGAAAGCGTTATTACGGAATCCAACCTGCGAAAAACCTATGGCATCGACGTTCATATTCTGACTTCGCAGTGCCATGAAGGTGAGATCCCGGTACGATTCTGCGTGCCGGGACAAGATGGAGAAACCTAG
- a CDS encoding FecCD family ABC transporter permease: MQTSINRKKIVWALLVILPIVLFFFSLTLGRYPISFTTCIKILASPIFPIHKSWSVTDATVVLQIRLPRTFLAMCVGGALSISGAAFQGIFRNPLVSPDILGVSAAAGFGAALAILISGDPALVRLLAFSFGLTGVMTTYFLSRVYKTTPVVMLVLSGVVVSAFFSALISVAKYVADPYSKLPAITFWLMGGLNSVSAHDIVWTLPPLVLGITLLLLVRWRINILSFGDEEASSLGINTELLKAIVIFSVTLMTAASVCISGIIGWVGLVIPHIGRMLVGPDHKVLLPVTLIIGACYLLAMDDIARTVSSAEIPLGILTAIIGSPFFGYLIRKTRGGWS, translated from the coding sequence ATGCAGACATCCATAAATCGTAAGAAAATCGTGTGGGCTTTACTTGTCATCCTGCCCATCGTACTCTTCTTTTTTTCTCTGACGCTGGGACGCTATCCGATATCGTTCACGACCTGCATCAAGATACTTGCTTCACCCATTTTCCCGATACATAAAAGCTGGTCGGTAACGGATGCCACCGTCGTTCTTCAGATACGGCTGCCCCGAACATTTCTGGCCATGTGTGTAGGCGGCGCTCTTTCCATCAGTGGGGCAGCCTTTCAAGGAATCTTTAGGAACCCGCTGGTTAGCCCGGATATCCTCGGCGTATCGGCAGCTGCGGGATTCGGAGCGGCCCTGGCCATATTGATATCGGGAGATCCGGCCTTGGTGCGCCTTCTTGCCTTTAGTTTCGGGCTTACGGGGGTGATGACCACCTACTTTTTAAGCAGAGTCTATAAAACGACCCCTGTCGTCATGCTTGTCCTTTCGGGCGTTGTCGTCTCTGCTTTTTTCAGTGCCTTGATTTCGGTTGCAAAGTATGTTGCAGACCCATATTCCAAATTACCTGCCATAACTTTCTGGCTGATGGGAGGATTGAATAGCGTTAGTGCTCACGATATAGTGTGGACCCTTCCCCCTCTTGTTCTGGGCATAACACTATTGCTTCTTGTCCGTTGGAGAATCAATATTCTTTCCTTCGGTGATGAAGAAGCAAGTTCCCTGGGCATCAATACGGAACTATTGAAAGCAATCGTGATCTTCTCGGTTACCCTAATGACCGCCGCCTCCGTATGCATCAGCGGTATTATAGGCTGGGTTGGCCTTGTGATACCGCACATCGGAAGAATGCTGGTCGGCCCCGACCACAAGGTGCTGCTGCCGGTAACGTTGATCATAGGCGCATGCTATTTGCTGGCGATGGATGATATTGCCCGTACCGTTTCATCGGCCGAGATTCCACTCGGTATTCTCACCGCCATCATCGGTTCTCCCTTTTTCGGCTATCTGATTCGCAAGACAAGAGGTGGCTGGTCTTAG
- a CDS encoding ABC transporter substrate-binding protein codes for MKEKVQGDNRYKILILSLTFFLLAVCTQKGAEAQALTKTVVDMGGNEVTVPKNVNRIVITCYGGATHEIAALGGVEKIVGQPSMLRFPTLVRMYPGFKKTVDPGSFNNVNIEEILNLKPDVVIASLTAEQGNRKIVEAGIPVIRVYTGRANDPSDSKREFLMIGELVNNKQQAEELVEFWDRQLQIIQERTGDIPQGMRKRVYYLLGSLTHTNGSAWWGQTLINSAGGINVAHDIGKLRDINVEQLLGWNPDVMILSSNEGQFVPVEEVMNNGQLQGVRAVTDGAVYLCPVGTFWWDRPAPEAILGITWLAKTLYPERFGDVDIEKLSQDFYYRFYGYRLSHDEFASFITPQK; via the coding sequence ATGAAAGAGAAAGTTCAGGGGGATAATCGATATAAAATCTTGATTCTGTCTCTGACATTTTTTTTACTTGCCGTTTGTACCCAAAAGGGAGCAGAGGCCCAGGCACTTACAAAAACGGTTGTGGATATGGGTGGAAATGAAGTCACCGTGCCCAAGAACGTCAATAGAATTGTCATCACCTGTTATGGGGGTGCCACCCATGAAATTGCAGCCCTCGGCGGAGTTGAAAAAATAGTAGGGCAACCATCAATGTTACGTTTTCCGACCCTTGTCCGTATGTATCCCGGTTTCAAAAAAACCGTCGATCCCGGTTCGTTTAATAACGTAAACATCGAAGAGATCCTTAACCTGAAACCGGATGTTGTTATTGCAAGCCTCACAGCAGAACAGGGGAATCGAAAAATAGTCGAGGCAGGAATTCCGGTTATCAGGGTTTATACCGGCAGAGCCAATGACCCATCGGACAGTAAACGAGAATTCTTGATGATTGGAGAATTAGTGAATAACAAACAGCAGGCTGAAGAACTGGTTGAATTCTGGGATCGGCAACTACAGATAATACAAGAGAGGACCGGGGATATACCGCAGGGGATGCGAAAACGAGTTTACTATCTTCTCGGTTCCCTGACGCATACCAACGGGAGTGCATGGTGGGGCCAGACGCTGATCAACAGCGCCGGCGGCATCAACGTAGCACATGACATCGGGAAGCTTAGAGATATCAACGTTGAACAGCTGCTCGGCTGGAACCCGGATGTAATGATCCTGAGTAGCAATGAGGGCCAATTCGTTCCTGTAGAAGAGGTCATGAACAACGGTCAATTACAGGGAGTCAGGGCCGTTACCGACGGCGCCGTATATCTCTGTCCCGTCGGCACCTTCTGGTGGGACAGACCAGCCCCCGAGGCCATTCTCGGTATTACCTGGCTGGCCAAAACCCTTTATCCGGAACGCTTCGGGGATGTCGACATAGAAAAACTTTCCCAAGATTTCTATTACCGATTTTATGGCTATAGGCTGAGTCATGACGAGTTTGCATCGTTCATCACTCCCCAGAAGTGA